One Salvia miltiorrhiza cultivar Shanhuang (shh) chromosome 6, IMPLAD_Smil_shh, whole genome shotgun sequence genomic window, GTTTgacaagcaatttcaatcattttccaaccattttcatcaaagcaaccactaacactctaagttctacccctttatcattggttcattaaaagaaaggctacaaggcacgaaaggggtaaactaggatcaaatgagaatttggacacaatttgagttaagtggctaacaaagatggccttaaatcacttcaatattaacaacacatctacttttattttcaagaaaggactcatggcaagatctagagatcaacacacatgctcaaatgatttacactcaagaacaaaatgagattgtaaatgtatgacaatcaaaggctcaattcttacaagctcattttcaagttcttggaggcaaaacatttaactcacttgtcacaagttcaaacttttcatgcataatccacaagtgatacacacaatttttccaagaaacgattcatatcataagcccaatgacattcaatcaacatcacaaagtttgatacaattatcccaagcaaaacaaaaacaaaaatatcaacccaactaactctcaagctttcatttattcaacaataacaaaaacaagacaacaatactaaaacaaacaaaaacaagtaaagcttaagatagatgagacaactaatccatctctcccctccccccaaacttatttcacacaaagtgaaaatgagtttggaagaaaagagaaggagaagttgtctcggactcacaaaaaaaactaacatataaaaaataaaaataaaaataaaataaaccatacaaaaattaaagggtaccttgttggggtgcctcccaactagcgcttagtttaacgtcatgagctagacgtctccatgatggtgttatggctcgggggtggttccaacgaacacttcaacttttggtttcaaaggcaaaaatgccttgattctttccttctcaaccacaaaggttctttcatccttctttctcaattcaattgctccattgttgaaaaccttgttgattttgaaaggaccCGTCCATTTTGATCTTGGCTTTTCTGGAGGTAGTGATTGACGAAAGATGAGGAGAAGGACTTCATCATCGGGTGCAAACTCCCGTTTTTGCATCATCTCGTCATTAGCACTTGTTATCCTCTCCTTGTAGAGGCTTGACTTCTCAAATGCGTGATACTCAtctaactctttgagttggagtacacggtcttgccccattggatgtatctcattctcaccaaagaatgcatacttcaagtgtgtggggagaagcttcaactccaagccttgggcttcctcctctttcctttctcccttcaatttttctttcatgttgatgcaaggttcaatcacttgcatcaatttgcattcctccactctcattctttcttccccatctttgtgcttgggagctttgtggattgagaaggtaacactctcatcattcactctcaatgtgagcttgccctttgcaacatcaattagggccctccccgtcgccaagaatggacgtccaaggatcaaaggtacatccttgtcctcaaccatatccaacaccacaaaatccaccggaaaaatgaatttgtcaaccttcaccaagacatcctccactatcccttttggatatgaaacggaacggtccgccatttgcaaagcaatcgtggttggcttaatggttcctatttcaagcttgttgaagatggagagaggcatcaaatttatgcttgctcccaaatcacacaaggcctttccaaaacgaccatttccaacatcacatgggatagtaaagctcccgggatccttgatcttgatgggtagcttcttttgaagaatggcacaacattcttcggtgaggttgaccgtctcaaattcttctaatttcttcttcttggatagaacttccttgagaaattttgcatacttgggcatttgttgcaaagcttcaacaagggggatgttgatgtgtaccttccgaaagatctcaaggaatttagagaactcactctccacatttttcttttgaagtctttgagggaatggaattggtgggcaataaggtggtggtgccttgtacacatctttctccttctccttatCGCCTTGCATTTTTGAGGAAATGTTCTCATCATTGTTCTTGACTTCCGGAGGTATCTTGgactcttcaagtatcttcccacttcttatagtgatagccttgcaatgttcttttggattcacaacggtgttactcggaaattgccccttttgatgttggttgcttaaggattcagcaatttgtcccactttcatctcaagcattttcaattgggtTGCTTGAGCCTCTAACCTTTCGTCGGTTCTTGTCATGTGGGCTTGAGTGGCCGTCATGAATTTCATTAAGAtctcttcaaggttgagcttcttctcttccttgatcatgccatcactcaccgcaaatccgggcggtggttgcaagaagttATTGGGATTACCATAGGCAAGATTTGGGTGGCGATTTGTTTGAAATCCTTGATtgtattgcccttgcccttggCCTTGATAACCACCTTGATGTGAAGGCCGGAAATTCCCTTGgcctcggttgttgttgttgttgatgtagttcacatcctcgaagctagtttgttcttcaaccacgggctctacccttgatattgacatagcatcaatcttgttattcatggcggtcaattgagctgtcaaaagagctatcggatccgagcctgttgtagccgccaccttcttcaaaatagtcctctcccccggaaattggtagctattggcggccaagttctctatgatgtgggtggcctcctcgtggctcttctccaacaatgctccattggccgatgcattcatgtctctttgcatctcaccactacacccggtatagaatgagcaaataatggtgttttgatccaaaccatggttgggacacttccttatcatctctttgaatctctcccaagcttcatagaaggtctctccatcgaattgatgaaattggacaatgtccttcttcatcttcattgtcTTACTTGGAGGGAAGAACTTGATAAGGAACCTTTGAGCCATtttctcccatgtagtgatggaaccaatctctaaagattgataccatgtcttggccatgccccttagtgagaagggaaagagtcggagtcgaatggcatcctccggaactccatttatcttgatagtatcgcatatctccaagaaattgccgagatgtccattcgggtcatcttgagaaagaccggcgaattgattttgttgcaccatgttgatgagggccggcttgagctcaaaattattggcattgaTTCTCGTGGCATGCACTCCCACTTGTTGGACCAcgggttggaacatattgctaataggtggtggtggtggtgcattcctttgagcctcttgctcattgattTGCCCTTGCATGTCCTCCAATTGCCTTTGGAGTTGACGGATTAAATCGAAATTTTCCGCCATAGCTTCCTCcaactctctatctcttcttgttcttgctttgttgtgtcggcaAAAAGCTTCAACATCAAGGTCTataggtataagaggtgcacctTTAGACCTTATAttcatacactacctatcaaccaacaagaacaaagagtcaaatcacaatcttaaaatagaaaacaaaaattaaagcaagtaaaatgtctaaagtagttaagcacaatgaagcaaaatatcacaagcaaagaaactaaactaatccccggcaacggcgccaaaaacttgttcgctattattttcaccacgccgcaagtatacgggtagttgtaatatatggaagcaaggtcgtatcccacaaggattagtagttcaatctagtgattatcctaattcattatgctagagctatttagactaaacaaggaggtgagtggtttgattaactaacaaattcaaagacaaaataagaacaatcaaacaaagtggattaattaagtgatgaaggtggtttagggattaggcatcgatggattagcaatggacttcaaattagctcaatattagtcttgaaattcctatttatctagagtgatctccccactagttctagccccctcccggacgactaaaacggtagattacgggtcatagttgccgtccccggtcaacttctaacctataactcccaaaagcacaaaggtgtcacgaccgcacttgctaaggatagcaaattcggggaaaccgcgactaagggagggaatttaggagcgggatttagaaaggggtaTATTCGGTCTCttaatgactcgacttgtataaggaaatcaatcgaaatatctagatatcaagaaggccacaaggggaccgtacataataataTTCAGAAATGGGTGTTCGatgagtttgagtacattattaaataatacatattgtttgacaaacgacataatatcataacgaaatcagtgttcgcagcggaataacagtttgagtatatgtatgaagacatatactctactctgaggtactcatcctagatcgacaaaagctccgcttgcacactacatcctcgatcacagctcaacctgcacatttataaatacatacagggctaagtacgaaagtacttagtggacacttgccgaaatttacatacatgcataatattttattgtcaagcctttcaacagtagtaagatacgagggttttcctttaaagactcgtatttaccaaacataatatcatttatttcaTCCATAACCCacgcaggcattttaatatcattaatcaccatatcagtaactcgtgccgagagggaggcctccctctacggacactatgatcggccaacccgctagatgactcacgatcacaaggtgtacactaattccgaagggatttgcggtccatccagaatccgaattcgattaacatcagataggcaattaataacaaaacataaagcatttaggcattgacaatatcattcaaaattcataagcataaagtcttaacaattctactatatggttttagtttatacgtaagaaagcccacctgaatagcagactcacggtttagctctaactctggtgcttgacctttaatccgagaaaataaaataagattctaattctcgaaaaatctcaataaatgaggatgcgtgaaatgattatgcgtgactcatattcctttaataatattatgagatgctaatcctatttaaggaaataaagctcgtcttatgaggtcggattattaatatttaataatctactcatctaaaaaaaataatctatttcacttactaattaataattagtaagtcttaaaattaatcactaattaaatataattaggattaataatgaggcctaaaataataattcttattgggcctaaataaataaataaataataggtgCCCAATTATATGGATTTGAAGCCCATAAGaaaattaatagaagcccatgGGAAGCCCAAAATGAATTAATCTCtggcccaacaaataaaatgaactagGCCCAATAAGAGGGCCCAAAAATTCgcccaaacccggcccaaaccggCCCAAACCCGGTCCAAAACCCTCtccttttttttccaaatttacGCCTCTTTCACTCTCTCTACCgacatctctttctctcttttatcaaaacacactcacacacactttttaatctctctctctcttctaaccacaaaacacacgcacacacactttttatcaaaacacatgcacacacactttttcatctctctctctcttttcacaacaaacacatgcacacacatATATCAAAagacacgcacacacacatttaatatatatctctatctatatctttattaaaggcaaaacattccacctccccctttttttttataatcaaaCCGCACTCTCTCTCAAATCAAGAAAAAGTTGCAGCAacatctctctcttctcacaaCAGCGttcggctctctctctcccaatcAAGAAAGAAACGCTGCCATCTCTCTTCCTCCACATGAAGCACGCCGTCGAAGACGTCTCTGTGCCAGCGGAGAACATGTCGTAGACAACTGCTCGCGGGTTCCTCATCAGCTCCGCCATCGCCCAGTCCATCGCcgtcgactgctgctgttctggagttggccgccgactgctgctgttcgtcgAGGAGTCCGatgactgctgctgttcgtcgAGGAGTCCgctgactgctgctgttcgtcgAGGAGTCGCGGCTGTTGCTGTTCGTCGAGGAGTCCgctgactgctgctgttcgttgAGGAGTCCGCCGGCTGCTGTTGCAGAGTTCCGACAGCCACCACCGTCGTCGGCTGCCGCTGCCTCGCCCAAGGCCGACTTCTGCTGCCAAACTTCGAACGCTGCTGCTGTAGGGAGGCCGGCGAACAGCCGGGTGTTCGCCGTTTCCAGTTCTTCTCCGAGTTCCGAAGCCGGTGAGAGCTCCATCATCGCGTCGTCTCGTTCGTCTCTCGGCCCAACTGAACAGGTCGTGGAGCAacaaggcgagcttctcgcctgaacCCACCGCCGAGCACCGAGTCGCTGCTGCTTGTCGTCTCTTGATCAGCCTGAACAGGCCGCGTCCCTTCTTCCTAAAGCTAAGTTATATCCTTGACTCGTCTTCTTCCTACCATGTCTGAGTATCGATAAGCTTAAGCTTCTATGAGTAAGAAAGAATCAGGGTTTAACACTCTGTCAGTGAGCATGCTATCGCTATCCT contains:
- the LOC130989393 gene encoding uncharacterized protein LOC130989393, which produces MNNKIDAMSISRVEPVVEEQTSFEDVNYINNNNNRGQGNFRPSHQGGYQGQGQGQYNQGFQTNRHPNLAYGNPNNFLQPPPGFAVSDGMIKEEKKLNLEEILMKFMTATQAHMTRTDERLEAQATQLKMLEMKVGQIAESLSNQHQKGQFPSNTVVNPKEHCKAITIRSGKILEESKIPPEVKNNDENISSKMQGDKEKEKDVYKAPPPYCPPIPFPQRLQKKNVESEFSKFLEIFRKVHINIPLVEALQQMPKYAKFLKEVLSKKKKLEEFETVNLTEECCAILQKKLPIKIKDPGSFTIPCDVGNGRFGKALCDLGASINLMPLSIFNKLEIGTIKPTTIALQMADRSVSYPKGIVEDVLVKVDKFIFPVDFVVLDMVEDKDVPLILGRPFLATGRALIDVAKGKLTLRVNDESVTFSIHKAPKHKDGEERMRVEECKLMQVIEPCINMKEKLKGERKEEEAQGLELKLLPTHLKYAFFGENEIHPMGQDRVLQLKELDEYHAFEKSSLYKERITSANDEMMQKREFAPDDEVLLLIFRQSLPPEKPRSKWTGPFKINKVFNNGAIELRKKDERTFVVEKERIKAFLPLKPKVEVFVGTTPEP